A genomic segment from Glycine soja cultivar W05 chromosome 20, ASM419377v2, whole genome shotgun sequence encodes:
- the LOC114401454 gene encoding imidazoleglycerol-phosphate dehydratase, chloroplastic-like isoform X2 encodes MELSAPSSPSLLRCPSSLLLNSRVRVFHTIPSPTRPPFQASIFSLNQRNLTPMDLPRNVSSAALVGDNASATTTLPIDSDARIGEVKRVTKETNVSVKINLDGSGVADSSTGIPFLDHMLDQLASHGLLDVHVKATGDIHIDDHHTNEDVALAIGTALLHALGDRKGINRFGNFSAPLDEALIHVSLDLSGRPHLSYNLDIPTQRVGTYDTQLVEHFFQSLVNTSGMTLHIQQGSMMYPKAT; translated from the exons ATGGAGCTTTCTGCACCTTCTTCACCCTCTCTTCTAAGATGTCCTTCATCCCTGCTTCTGAATTCTAGGGTTAGGGTTTTCCATACAATACCCAGCCCCACACGCCCACCTTTCCAAGCTTCAATCTTTTCACTCAACCAACGCAATCTCACTCCAATGGATCTTCCCAGAAACGTCTCCTCCGCTGCCTTGGTGGGAGACAACGCTTCGGCCACGACCACTTTGCCAATTGACTCAG ATGCTAGAATCGGAGAGGTTAAAAGGGTCACCAAGGAGACCAATGTATCagtcaaaataaacttggatgGTTCTGGGGTGGCTGATAGTAGTACTGGAATTCCCTTCCTCGATCATATGCTTGAT CAACTTGCTTCACATGGGCTGTTAGATGTACATGTAAAGGCTACAGGTGACATACATATTGATGATCATCACACAAATGAAGACGTTGCCCTTGCTATTGGAACA GCTTTGCTGCATGCCCTTGGCGATAGGAAGGGTATTAACCGGTTTGGTAACTTCTCTGCTCCTCTTGATGAAGCATTGATACATGTTTCACTG GATTTGTCTGGCCGACCACATCTAAGTTATAATTTGGACATACCCACTCAGAGGGTTGGGACATATGATACTCAG TTGGTGGAGCATTTCTTCCAATCCCTGGTGAACACGTCTGGTATGACACTTCACATTCAGCAG GGTTCTATGATGTATCCCAAAGCCACATAG
- the LOC114403241 gene encoding probable serine/threonine-protein kinase WNK9: MNGAACVEAECCEFVEVDPTGRYGRYNEILGKGASKTVYRAFDEYEGIEVAWNQVKFYDFLQNPEDLERLYSEIHLLKTLKHKNIMKFYTSWVDTANRHINFVTEMFTSGTLRQYRLKHRRVNIRAVKHWCRQILEGLLYLHSHDPPVIHRDLKCDNIFINGNQGEVKIGDLGLAAILRKSNAARCVGTPEFMAPEVYEEDYNELVDIYSFGMCILEMVTFEYPYSECNHPAQIYKKVVSGKKPEALYKVDNPEVRQFVEKCLATVSLRLSARELLEDPFLQIDDYGFDSKVLQYQRDCYEVTPLIRQPVNGICIINNNLMSGDTDNIGGYGPVSELGYHQDDFEATEIGLFDCEEDDNLAEVDTTIKGRREDDGIFLRLRIADKEGRIRNIYFPFDIETDTALSVANEMVAELDINDQDVTNLASMIDNEIARLVPEWKTGPRIEEKSECSSASVCLNCAANGSLFDYVSSNNPCGKNLQFLHCSKTGCAAVHGRFEEITYQVEGSENSAREGALDESSQSNGIQYTDIWAQRDEPDLCHEELKEMHCDQAHEASNSSNIKEDRKTVNVDEQSDLNTKKSSSNPAPNCVFLDYENEIRQELRWLKAKYQMQLRELRDQQLGRKPKFTSISPDPEKLEHLKDGILRLSDTPNLKIQNNKPLLRTIVSGKHFHVESEKCNTLADQMVQNVDEICQSNSPEQMITARDFFTGVLLPHSLQRATSLPVDAVDV, translated from the exons ATGAATGGTGCTGCATGTGTTGAGGCAGAGTGCTGTGAGTTTGTGGAAGTTGATCCCACGGGAAGATATGGAAGA TACAATGAAATTCTTGGCAAAGGAGCTTCTAAGACAGT CTATAGAGCATTTGATGAGTATGAAGGGATAGAAGTAGCATGGAATCAAGTAAAGTTTTATGACTTTTTGCAGAATCCTGAAGATCTTGAGAGGTTATACAGTGAAATTCATCTTCTCAAGACATTGAAACACAAGAACATCATGAAGTTTTATACTTCCTGGGTTGATACTGCCAACAGACACATTAACTTTGTCACTGAGATGTTTACCTCTGGGACTCTGAGACA GTACAGACTTAAACACAGACGGGTGAATATCAGAGCTGTTAAGCATTGGTGCAGGCAGATTTTGGAAGGGCTTCTCTATCTGCACAGCCATGATCCTCCTGTGATCCATAGAGATCTCAAGTGTGATAACATTTTCATCAATGGCAACCAAGGGGAAGTCAAAATTGGTGATCTGGGCCTTGCTGCAATTCTCCGCAAATCTAATGCTGCTCGCTGTGTTG GCACACCTGAGTTTATGGCTCCAGAAGTGTATGAAGAGGATTACAATGAGTTGGTTGACATATACTCTTTTGGAATGTGCATCTTAGAGATGGTCACTTTTGAATATCCTTATAGTGAATGCAACCATCCTGCTCAAATTTACAAGAAAGTTGTATCT GGGAAGAAGCCAGAAGCTCTTTACAAAGTAGACAATCCCGAGGTTAGGCAGTTTGTAGAGAAATGCTTAGCAACTGTGTCCCTCAGACTTTCAGCTAGGGAACTCTTGGAGGACCCTTTTCTCCAAATTGATGATTATGGATTTGACTCAAAAGTTTTGCAGTATCAAAGAGATTGTTATGAAGTAACGCCATTAATTAGACAACCTGTGAATGGAATTTGTATCATTAACAACAACTTAATGAGTGGGGACACTGATAATATTGGTGGTTATGGGCCTGTATCTGAATTGGGTTATCATCAAGACGATTTTGAAGCGACTGAAATTGGTCTCTTTGATTGTGAAGAGGACGACAATTTGGCTGAAGTTGACACCACAATCAAAGGTAGAAGAGAAGACGATGGCATCTTTTTGAGACTCAGAATAGCAGATAAGGAAG GTCGAATTAGAAATATCTACTTCCCATTTGACATTGAGACTGATACCGCATTGAGTGTTGCAAATGAAATGGTAGCTGAGCTCGACATAAATGACCAAGATGTAACAAATTTAGCAAGTATGATAGACAATGAAATTGCAAGATTGGTCCCAGAGTGGAAAACAGGACCCAGAATAGAGGaaaaatcagaatgttcaagTGCAAGTGTCTGCCTCAATTGTGCTGCAAACGGTTCCTTGTTTGATTATGTATCATCAAATAATCCATGTGGCAAGAACCTTCAATTTCTTCATTGTTCTAAAACTGGATGTGCTGCAGTTCATGGCCGATTTGAAGAGATAACATACCAAGTTGAAGGGTCTGAAAATAGTGCTAGAGAAGGTGCACTGGATGAATCAAGCCAATCCAATGGCATTCAATATACAGATATCTGGGCTCAGAGAGATGAACCGGATTTATGCCATGAAGAGTTAAAAGAGATGCACTGTGACCAAGCTCATGAGGCATCAAACTCATCAAACATCAAGGAGGATAGAAAAACTGTTAATGTGGATGAACAAAGTGATCTCAATACCAAAAAGTCTTCTTCAAACCCTGCACCAAATTGTGTTTTCTTGGACTATGAAAATGAAATAAGGCAAGAACTAAGATGGCTCAAAGCAAAGTACCAAATGCAGTTAAGGGAGCTTAGAGACCAACAACTAGGGCGTAAACCAAAATTTACTAGCATATCTCCTGACCCCGAAAAATTGGAGCATTTGAAAGATGGAATTCTGAGGCTATCAGATACACCCAATTTGAAGATACAAAACAATAAACCACTATTGAGAACTATAGTTTCTGGGAAGCATTTTCATGTTGAATCTGAGAAATGCAACACTTTGGCTGATCAAATGGTTCAAAATGTTGATGAGATTTGTCAGTCTAACAGTCCTGAGCAAATGATCACAGCCAGGGATTTCTTTACAGGAGTATTGCTTCCACACTCACTTCAGAGGGCAACCTCACTTCCTGTTGATGCAGTAGATGTCTAG
- the LOC114401454 gene encoding imidazoleglycerol-phosphate dehydratase, chloroplastic-like isoform X1, with translation MELSAPSSPSLLRCPSSLLLNSRVRVFHTIPSPTRPPFQASIFSLNQRNLTPMDLPRNVSSAALVGDNASATTTLPIDSDARIGEVKRVTKETNVSVKINLDGSGVADSSTGIPFLDHMLDQLASHGLLDVHVKATGDIHIDDHHTNEDVALAIGTALLHALGDRKGINRFGNFSAPLDEALIHVSLDLSGRPHLSYNLDIPTQRVGTYDTQLVEHFFQSLVNTSGMTLHIQQLAGKNSHHIIEATFKAFARALRQATEYDPRRRGTIPSSKGVLSRS, from the exons ATGGAGCTTTCTGCACCTTCTTCACCCTCTCTTCTAAGATGTCCTTCATCCCTGCTTCTGAATTCTAGGGTTAGGGTTTTCCATACAATACCCAGCCCCACACGCCCACCTTTCCAAGCTTCAATCTTTTCACTCAACCAACGCAATCTCACTCCAATGGATCTTCCCAGAAACGTCTCCTCCGCTGCCTTGGTGGGAGACAACGCTTCGGCCACGACCACTTTGCCAATTGACTCAG ATGCTAGAATCGGAGAGGTTAAAAGGGTCACCAAGGAGACCAATGTATCagtcaaaataaacttggatgGTTCTGGGGTGGCTGATAGTAGTACTGGAATTCCCTTCCTCGATCATATGCTTGAT CAACTTGCTTCACATGGGCTGTTAGATGTACATGTAAAGGCTACAGGTGACATACATATTGATGATCATCACACAAATGAAGACGTTGCCCTTGCTATTGGAACA GCTTTGCTGCATGCCCTTGGCGATAGGAAGGGTATTAACCGGTTTGGTAACTTCTCTGCTCCTCTTGATGAAGCATTGATACATGTTTCACTG GATTTGTCTGGCCGACCACATCTAAGTTATAATTTGGACATACCCACTCAGAGGGTTGGGACATATGATACTCAG TTGGTGGAGCATTTCTTCCAATCCCTGGTGAACACGTCTGGTATGACACTTCACATTCAGCAG CTTGCTGGGAAAAATTCTCATCATATTATTGAGGCAACCTTCAAAGCTTTTGCTCGGGCTCTTCGACAAGCAACAGAGTATGATCCACGTCGCCGTGGAACTATACCAAG TTCGAAAGGGGTTCTGTCCCGTAGCTAA